The following are from one region of the Chloracidobacterium sp. genome:
- a CDS encoding nuclear transport factor 2 family protein — protein sequence MVLLFSGYAGSAIAQSTEIDAVRIPLENYLKGHATGEGEFFRKAFHTEGNMVWIRDGKFTTRSFAEYIAGASGKPPSDEAKRKRSIEGIDIAGNAASAKIILDYPSVRFVDFMTLLKIDGEWKIVSKVFYAEPKKTQ from the coding sequence ATGGTGTTGCTTTTTTCAGGATATGCCGGCAGCGCGATCGCGCAGAGCACCGAGATCGATGCGGTCCGGATCCCATTGGAAAATTACCTTAAGGGACATGCGACCGGCGAGGGCGAGTTTTTCAGAAAGGCCTTTCATACCGAGGGCAATATGGTGTGGATCCGCGATGGTAAATTCACGACCCGTTCGTTTGCCGAGTATATTGCCGGCGCTTCGGGAAAGCCGCCGTCGGATGAGGCCAAACGCAAACGGTCGATCGAGGGTATCGACATCGCGGGCAATGCCGCATCGGCGAAGATAATCCTCGATTATCCGAGCGTTCGTTTCGTGGATTTTATGACCCTGCTCAAGATCGACGGCGAATGGAAGATAGTCAGCAAGGTCTTCTACGCAGAACCAAAGAAAACTCAGTGA
- the lspA gene encoding signal peptidase II gives MTKKDILWKLGYLAITGGVFMVDQTTKAWAVRRLRFGDDIPVISGLLNFAYAQNTGVAFSMLDDHGDAGRWGLSLVALLAGVLVLYFFWKTPRSDDRILGSLALLLAGIAGNVTDRLRLGFVVDFIDVQFGSWHYPTFNVADMAIVTGAGLLIIDMFLSKKNLTQKAEE, from the coding sequence GTGACGAAAAAAGACATACTTTGGAAACTTGGATACCTCGCCATCACCGGCGGGGTCTTTATGGTCGATCAGACCACGAAGGCATGGGCGGTAAGGCGCTTGCGTTTCGGTGATGATATCCCGGTCATTTCGGGGCTTTTGAATTTTGCGTATGCCCAGAATACCGGCGTCGCATTCTCGATGCTCGACGATCATGGCGACGCCGGAAGGTGGGGATTGTCGTTGGTCGCACTGTTGGCGGGTGTGCTGGTGCTCTATTTCTTTTGGAAAACACCGCGGTCGGATGACCGTATCCTTGGGTCGCTGGCTCTGCTGCTTGCCGGTATCGCCGGCAATGTCACGGATCGCCTCCGTCTCGGATTCGTCGTTGATTTTATTGATGTTCAGTTCGGTTCATGGCACTACCCAACCTTCAACGTCGCCGATATGGCGATCGTTACCGGTGCGGGATTGTTGATCATTGATATGTTCCTTTCAAAGAAAAACCTGACCCAGAAGGCCGAAGAGTAA
- the lgt gene encoding prolipoprotein diacylglyceryl transferase — MYPELFRIGDFPVTSYGIWLAAGMLIALFAASRLAARDGLPRERIYDLGLWTLIGGLLGSKILMFFVEDNVNIFSLDFLRSGGVYYGGLIGGFLTVVFLIRFYKLPFWKVSDALAAGLALGQAFGRQGCFAAGCCWGKPTTNWWGVHFSEKGNEYTGVPIANNVHLHPTQLIESFTMLAVFGFLVWLHRNKKFDGQVLIAYGIIYSIFRFLIEFIRDDPRGDLFGLTTMTGLSTSQLVSLVVAAFAIAFMIMRLRSNDLKEPIEHT; from the coding sequence ATGTACCCTGAATTATTCCGCATCGGTGATTTCCCTGTTACGAGCTACGGCATTTGGCTGGCGGCCGGAATGTTGATCGCGCTTTTCGCGGCGTCGCGCCTTGCAGCAAGAGACGGGCTGCCGCGCGAGCGGATATACGACCTTGGTTTGTGGACGCTGATCGGCGGACTTCTTGGCTCAAAGATATTGATGTTCTTCGTCGAAGACAACGTCAATATATTCTCACTCGACTTTTTACGCTCGGGCGGGGTCTATTACGGCGGGCTGATCGGCGGATTCCTGACCGTTGTTTTCCTGATTCGCTTTTACAAGCTGCCCTTCTGGAAGGTCTCTGACGCCCTCGCTGCGGGTCTGGCGCTTGGCCAGGCATTCGGCCGTCAGGGCTGCTTTGCTGCCGGCTGCTGCTGGGGAAAACCGACGACCAATTGGTGGGGCGTCCACTTCAGCGAAAAAGGAAATGAATACACCGGCGTTCCGATCGCCAATAATGTTCATCTGCATCCGACGCAATTGATCGAGAGTTTTACGATGCTTGCCGTCTTTGGTTTTCTCGTATGGCTCCACCGAAACAAGAAGTTTGACGGACAGGTTCTGATAGCCTACGGCATCATCTATTCGATCTTTCGTTTCCTGATCGAGTTCATCCGCGACGATCCGCGCGGAGACCTCTTCGGCCTGACAACGATGACCGGCCTTTCGACATCGCAGCTGGTCAGCCTTGTCGTCGCGGCCTTTGCTATCGCCTTCATGATAATGCGGCTGCGGTCAAACG